The following are from one region of the Heterodontus francisci isolate sHetFra1 chromosome 34, sHetFra1.hap1, whole genome shotgun sequence genome:
- the LOC137348685 gene encoding oocyte zinc finger protein XlCOF15-like: TSSILLKHQRVHTGERPFTCSECGSGFMTPSHLLTHQQIHTWERPFICSECRKGFTTSSDALKHQRVHTGERPFTCSEC, from the coding sequence ACTTCATCCATCCTGctaaaacaccagcgagttcacaccggggagaggccgttcacctgctccgagtgtggtagTGGATTCATGACTCCAAGccatcttctgacacaccagcaGATTCACACTtgggagaggccattcatctgctcagagtgtagaaagggattcactacttcatctgatgcgctgaaacaccagcgagttcacactggggagaggccattcacttgctccgAGTGCTGA
- the LOC137348686 gene encoding zinc finger protein 664-like, giving the protein MEGKSTDHSGEKLYTCPVCGRGFSRSSGLSKHKRSHAGKKPWKYGDCGKELNYPVELETHPRSHTLARPFTYSECENGFADSFYLLTHQQVHTGERPFKCPFCGNCYKGSAELMTHQRVHTDERPFRCSHCGTGFKRSSELIVHT; this is encoded by the coding sequence atggaaggaaaaagcaccgatcacagtggggagaaactgtacacgtgtcctgtgtgtggaagagggttcagccgctcatctggcctgtcgaaacaCAAGCGCAGTCATGCTGGGAAGAAACCATGgaaatatggggactgtggaaaggaATTGAATTATCCAGTGGAGCTGGAAACCCATCCACGTAGTCACACCCTGGCGAGGCCGTTCACCTACTCCGAGTGTGAGAATGGATTTGCTGATTCATTCTACCTGCTgacacatcagcaagttcacaccggggagagaccttttaaatgtccattctgtgggaattgctataaaggttcggctgaactgatgacccatcaacgtgttcacactgacgagagaccgttcAGGTGTTCTCATTGCGGGACTGGGTTCAAGCGATCATCTGAGCTCATTGTACACACCTGA
- the LOC137348687 gene encoding zinc finger protein 774-like, protein MLPLLILPPSPNPSSRLQAPVARCTRNVNSVFLSPQMLPDLLIGVGVQLEEKLLGLSPSTFEPSRRHEDTCTTEKLWKCGDCGKGFNFPSKLETHRRSHTGERPFTCSVCRKGFTKSSNLLAHERVHTGERPFTCSECEKRFSQSSDLLLHQRVHTGERPFKCSDCEKSFKRKSDLQTHQRTHTGERPFTCLECGKGFNQLSNLQRHQRVHTGERPFTCSECEKGFTDSSTLLRHQRVHTGERPFKCSDCEKSFKRTADLQTHQHTHTGERPFTCSECGKGFARLSTLLRHQRVHISLQGLDSTVAAVNHIQN, encoded by the exons atgttgcctctcctcattcttcctccttctcccaatccgagttccaggctgcaggctccgGTGGCTCGATGCACAAGAAAtgtgaactctgtttttctctctccacagatgctgcctgacctgctga TTGGAGTAGGAGTGCAGCtggaggagaagctgctgggtttaagcccgagtacttttgagcccagtcgg agacacgagGACACCTGCACCACGGAGAAGCTATGGAAATGTggtgactgtgggaagggattcaatttccCATccaagctggaaactcatcgacgaagtcacactggagagaggccgttcacctgctctgtgtgtaggaagggattcactaagtcatccaacctgctggcacacgagcgggttcacactggggagaggcccttcacctgctccgagtgtgagaaaagattcagtcagtcatccgacctgctgttacaccagcgagttcacactggcgagaggccatttaaatgttctgactgtgagaagagctttaaaaggaaAAGTGATCTACAGACACACCAAcgaactcacactggggagaggccgtttacctgcttagagtgtggaaagggattcaatcAGTTGTCCAACCTgcagagacaccagcgagttcacactggggagaggccattcacctgctctgagtgcgaGAAGGGATTCACTGactcatccaccctgctgagacaccagcgagttcacactggagagaggccgtttaaatgttctgactgtgagaagagtttTAAAAGAACAGCAGATCTACAgacacaccaacacactcacactggggagaggccgttcacctgctcagagtgtgggaagggatttgctcggttatccaccctgctgagacaccagcgagttcacatatcactgcaggggttggattctactGTTGCTGCTGTCaatcacatccagaactga